CTATTATGGGGGAGCGTTATTGGTAAAAAATATTGGTATTCCTAAAGAAGCAGTCAGCCTAATTCAATCTAAGATTCATTTGATTACAGAAGAAGTAGCTGCATCTGTTTTATCGAAAAGATATGGGGATACCCATAAGGGGAGTTACGGAAGAGCTTTTATCATAGCTGGGTCTGTTGGCATGTCTGGAGCAGCAATTTTGGCTTCAAAAACTGCCTTGAGGTGTGGTGCAGGACTTTTAAGAACAGCAGTACCGGAAAGTTTAATCCCTATCTTAGAAAATCAACTGATAGAAGGAATAACCGTTCCTGTAAAAGAGATGCTAGATAAAGGTATTATAAACTATTTAAAAGAAGAAAACGTTGTCGCAATAGGACCTGGTTGTGGTAGAAGCCAAGAATTTGAAGAAATATTACATACTGTAATAACAAGCGCAAGGCTTCCTTTAGTGATCGATGCAGATGGTTTAAATCTACTGGCAAATAACATTCACTTACTGAAGGATTTAAAGGCGCCTTGCATTATAACGCCTCATCCAGGAGAGATGTCCAGGTTAACAGGTTTATCTATTCAGGAAGTAAACGATCATAGGTTAGAGGTAGCAAAAAACTTCTCAGAAAAGTGGGGTGTTATCACACTATTAAAAGGAGCAAGAACGGTCATAACAGATCCACAAGGGCAGATTTTTATCAACAGAACAGGAAATCCTGGTATGGCTACCGCTGGTAGCGGAGATGTCCTTACGGGGATGATTACAGGACTTCTTTCTCAAGGCGTGGAGCCGCTGCAAGCTGCCATTGTCTCAGCCTACCTGCATGGCAAGGCAGGAGATAGAGCAGCAGAGGAATTGGGAGAGTATAGCATGTTGGCAGGAGATATCATAGATCAAGTACCCTTTGTGATTCAAGAAATTATAAGGGCGTAAATAGTAATTTTAAAACAGAGGAAAAATAAAAGCCTCTGTTTTTTTGTTTAACTTCTAAATATATGTATGAAAAAATAATTTATTATAATTAAAACACCAAAATCATATGGGTGGAATAGTATAGTATTACAGGAAATTTACTGTTTAAAATTAAAGAGGAGGAGATATCTTATGATGTATACACCTTACCCTGGCATATACCCCATTCCCTTTATGCCTATGTATGCAATGTTAGCTCATGCTTATGTACCGTATCAAACCTATGTGAATGCTTTTCCTTTAACAGAAGCTTTAATGAAGGGCACACTTTTTCCAGAACTATATCAACCTTATATTGAAAAGGATAAACGTTGGGAGGGAAGAAAATAATGAAGGAAAGAATGGTTTTGATGCGACAAATTCAGGATGTAGAATTTGCTTTAACTGAATTGCAGTTATATCTAGATACCCATCCCTTTGATCAGAAGGCTTTAATGGACTTCAACTGCTATAGTCAGCAGTTATTGATGTTAAAGCAACAATATGAAATGTCTTATGGCCCTTTATTAAACTATGGATTCTCACCCAGTCCGTATCCATGGAAGTGGTTAGATAGTCCATGGCCATGGGAAGAACAATTTTAATTTCGGAAGCATAAGGAGGAAAGTATATGTGGATTTATGAAAAAAAATTGCAATATCCAGTTAAAGTAACTTGTGGACCTAATCCTAAGTTAGCACAATACTTATTTACCCAGTATGGGGGGCCCGATGGAGAATTATCAGCAGCCTTAAGATATTTGAATCAAAGATATACCATTCCAACCAATGAGGCTAAGGGATTATTAACAGATATAGGTACCGAAGAACTAGCGCATGTTGAGGTAATTACAACTTTAATCTATCAGTTGACGAAGGATGCAACTGTTGAGGATTTTAAGGCTGTAGATATGGGCTCCTTTTATGCGATTCGTGACGGGGCATTATTCTATTCAGATTCTAATGGTGTCCCTTGGACAGCGTCCTATATTCAAGCGCATGCAGATCCCATTACAGACCTACATGAAGATATGGCAGCAGAACAAAAAGCTCGTGCTGTATATGAGCACTTACTGAATCTTACTGACGATCCTGGCGTGAAAGATGCTTTAAGATTTTTAAGAGAAAGAGAAGTTGTGCATTTCCAAAGATTTGGCGAAGCATTGAGAATTGTGCAAGAGTATATGCAGACGAAAAAAATTTTTTAAAAAATCATGATAGAATAAGGGTGTCAAAGGACTTGGCGTCCTTATTTTGTATTTAGAGGAAGAAAGTATTTGGATAGATGATTTATTTTATAAAATACTATAAATAAGACCCTATAGAATCTAGGAAGGAGAAAATCATGGTCACAAGATTATTTGTTATTGCAATTACGCCTAGTATTGCCATTGCCATAGCTTTATATCTGACAGATAGATATGACAGAGAACCTTTACCTTTACTTACAAAAGTGTTTGTACTAGGAGCTTTATCTGTTATTCCTGTTTTAATTGTGCAAAGACTTTTATTAAGTGTAAATATATTTACTGGTTTGTTGGGAATTGCTTTTGTTTCCTTTATTGTAGCTGGTTTAACGGAGGAATATTTCAAAAGAGCAGTAGTTTTATATAGTGCCTATCGCAGTAGGCATTTTAATGAAAAATTAGATGGTATCGTTTATTGCGCTTTTTCAGCTCTTGGCTTTGCTACTGTTGAAAACATTATGTATGTAGTTTTTAGGTTTAGTAGTAACTATTATGTAGGGATTATGCGGGGAATCTTATCGGTTCCAGCCCACATACTTTTTGCTGTAACAATGGGCTATTATCTTTCTTTAGCAAAGTATACAAAAGAGGAAGAAGTAAGAAGAAGGTATTTTGCAAAATCCTTAGTTACACCAACAATATTTCATGGGTTATTTAATTTTATTTTGATGGCACAGATTCCTATATTAATGATTTTATTTATTCCTTATGTTATTTATTTATGGAGATTAAATCTAATACGACTAAACAAATATACAAAGTACAGTAGAGATGAATTCAATCGAATTATAGAAGACGAGGAATAGTATAGAAAAAAACGACACAACGTCGTTTTTTTCTATCTATCACCAGCAATAATTCTGACAATATCTTTTAGGTCAGCATTTGCAGAAATGGTAAAGGTACCAGACTTTAACTTTAATAACAAATCTAATTCTTCAGCAGTTTTAATAAAATCATTGGTGTTTTCAATTAAGCCATTATCTAATAGGATTGTTGCAATTCCTGATGCAGGTGTCCCAGATGGAACAGTAATGACTTTATCTTCTGTTACTGTTACTTCTACCAAATCTTTTTCATCTGCGGCATCTTCTTCATTAGCTTCCGTATTCGCTTCCTCAGAAAATTTCTCGGCAAGTTCTTGTTGATGAACTTCTAAAAGAGGATCGATAGCTATAGCAGTGCTATTGGTGTTAAACCAGTCTCCTAAGCTGAAAACTACTACGCCAAACATAAGAGAAGCAATAATACCAGCTATAAAAACATCGCTAAAATCATGAAGCAAATCTTTAAGTTTTTCCATTATGTGTACCACCTTTAATTAAGTAATTATATACTAAGCATATCACAACTAAGATAAACTTTTCAATAAAAGTATGAATGTAAATATTAACACAATTATTTTAAAAGTGTTGAAATAAATTACATAATATTTGCTTTAGCAGTTATAATATGACTAAACTGATAATATACAATTAATAAAATCAACAAAAAAACAGTTAAGAACTATTTTAGGGGAGGGTAAATCATGTCAAGGCGCATTAAAAAAATTACAACAGTAGAGGATTTAGATAAAATAATAAAAAAGTCTAAGAAAAAGCCCGTTTTTATCTTCAAACACGATATTACTTTATCTGAGAGTGAAGAGGCGTATCAAGAATACATTGAGTTCATAGAAGAAAATGAAGAAGATATTCTATTTACTATGGTAGATGTTAGAGAATATGTGGAGGTTTCTGAGGCGATAGAGGAGATGTTGGAGATTAATCATGAGGCACCACAGCTTATATTGGTTATGGAGGAAGAAGTTGTATGGGATGATCAACAAAATAATATCACGCTAGATAATTTAATTGAGGTAGTAAACGAATTTATTTCTATATAAAGTAAATTTATTTAGTTGCTTTAAAAATTCCACAGTGTTAAAATAATTAAAGGGATTCGTTGCAAAGTAGAACAGGGGGACAAAGGATGAAAAAAGAAATTATCGAATGGATTAAAACCATTGTGTTATCATTAGTGATTGCATTAATTATAACAACCTTTATTAAACCAACCATCGTAAAAAACTATTCTATGGTACCAACATTAGATGAAAATAACTTCTTGATAGTGAATCGCTTGTTATATAAACAAGGAACACCCAAACGTGGAGATATTATCGTATTTAGATCTCCACTAAAAACAGCTGCTGGGAAGGACAAATTGTTGATTAAAAGAATTATTGCGCTACCAGGAGAGGAAATTGTTATAAGAGATGGCAATGTGTTTATTGATGGAGAATACCTTGAAGAACCTTATTTAGTAGAAGATTCTTATACGGAGGGTACAGTAGATTTGGTCATTCCAGAAGGAAAAATATTTGCAATGGGTGATAATCGTGAAAACAGTTTAGATAGCAGGGATGACATATTAGGACTCGTTGATATGGAGGACGTTATTGGAAAAGCTTTCTTGCGATTATATCCATTAAATAGAATGGGTTTTTTAACTACTTATGTGCCTGCTAAAAGCAATGCAATAACTGCATTAAATTAGCAAACATTTATAGAGATTTAGGCTTATAAAAATCTCCTAAACTGCAAAACATATAGTTACAAAAGTTAAGGAGGTTGTATAAAATGAAGGTAAGAGATATTATGACAAGTCATGTTTCAGCATCAAATGCAAATGCCAGCATTGATGAAATAGCAAGAAAGATGAAGGAATTAAATGTAGGTTCTATTCCTATATGTGATAATCAAAATCACGTTATAGGTATTGTTACTGATAGAGATATCGTCGTAAGAGGTATCGTAGATGGATTTAGAGTTTCTGATAATATAGAAAAAGTAATGTCAAAGGAACTGATTTTTGTTTCACCTGATACTCATACCCACGAAGCAGCAAGAATCATGGCTCAAAATCAAATTAGAAGATTGCCGGTTGTTGAGAATGGAAAGTTAGTAGGGCTTGTAGCTATAGGTGATTTAGCAGTTAGAAATATTTATGTGGATGATGCCGGTAAAGCTTTAAGCGATATTTCTTTACCCAGCCGTCCAATGATGTAATTCGATATTTTCTAAGATGTTCCCAGTACAGATACTGGGAATATTTTTTTTTGAATGATTTTATTGTCTTTTATGTTTATGAAAAAATTCCACAGGGTAAGAATATACTTAAGGTTTTTCTAAAATCTGTTTCTAAAAACAGAATTGTTTTTAATCATGTATTTTTTGCAGCATTAAAATAAAAAATAGGAGAAAGTAAATTTACCCAATTTAAATAGTTTGTAGAAATATTCATAGAAGTAAAAAGTCCTATGATAAAGATGAAAAAGGAGAGAGACTTATGTTAGAGAAACTAATGACGATAAAAAATAAAACTGGAATCCATGCTAGGCCTGCAGGCAAGTTAGTAAAGGAAGCTTCTAAATTTCAATCGGACATTGTTATCATAAAAAGTGATAGTGAATTTAATGCGAAAAGCATTATGAATGTGATGAGCATGGGAGCAAGAATGGGAGAAAAAGTAACTGTAAGAGTATCAGGTGAGGATGAAAAGGAAGCTTTTGATGCTATTGTAGATTTAATTGAAAGAGGTTTTGATGAATAATAATCTTTAATTTTATTAATAAAAAAGGTATATAATAGATTATAGAGAATAATATGAATAGGTCTAAAAAATTTCTATAGGGGGACACTTTCCATGGGAAGCAAAAAGCTGCAGAACCACATATCAATCATGATAAACGATCAAGGTCCATATAAATACGAAAGAGGTATTTCATTAGAAGAGATTGCAAGAGATTTTCAGCAAAATATGAAATACTTAATTGTTGCTGCTCTTGTGGATAATGAACTAAAAGAGCTAAAGAATACATTAGATGAAGATTGTGAAGTGAAGTTTATTCACCTATGCTCTTCTATTGGTTCTAGAATTTATCAAAGAAGTTTAACCTTTGTATTTATTAGAGCATGTGTGGAAATTTTTTCAAGCTGCAAGGTTTCTGTAGAACATTCTATCAGCAAAGGATTGTATTGTGAGGTTCATTATAAAAGACCAATAAATGAAGAAGATGCAAAACGAATTCAGCAACGAATGCAAGAAATTATTTGGGAAGATGTTGTCTTTGAAAAAAATAGGGTTCCGGTAGATGAAGCAAAGGATATTTTTAGGGATTATGAGCAAATGGGTAAGGTAAGATTGCTAAAGTATAGAGAAAAACCCTATATTAATATTTATCAATGTGGATGGTTGAAAAATTATTTTTATGGTTATATGGTTCCCTCTACAGGATATTTAAAAGATTTTAAATTACAGTACTATGCCCCTGGTATTGTTTTACAGTTCCCGAGGTTTGAAGATCAAGGAAAAATCCCAGATTTTCAAGAGCATCCGAAGTTATTTAAGGTATTTAGAGAATCAGAAAAATGGGGAGAAATTTTAGAAATTGACTATGTTGCATCTTTAAATGATCTTATTGTAACCCAAAGAGAGGGAGAGTTTATTAGAATTGCTGAAGCGCTACATGAAAAGAAAATTGCAGAATTAGCTGACAGTATTGCAGAAAATATTGAAGAAAAACGTGTTGTTTTGATTGCAGGGCCCTCCTCCTCGGGTAAAACAACCTTTGCGCAACGTTTGATGATTCAACTAAAGGTAAATGGTATTAAGCCCATGGCTATTTCTCTGGATGACTATTTTGTGGATCGTGAAAGCACGCCTTTGGATGAGGCTGGCAACTATGATTTTGAATCCCTTTATGCAATTGATTTAAAGCTTTTTAATAGAGACTTAGAAAGAATACTAAAAGGGGAAGAGGTGGAAATGCCTACCTTTAATTTTCATACAGGCAAAAGAGAATATCGTGGCCATAAAATCCAAATTAACGAAAATCAGCCTATAATATTAGAGGGAATTCATGCTTTAAATGATCAGTTAACTTCCTCTATTCCCAAAAATAATAAGTTCAAAATATATATCAGTGCTTTAACACAACTAAATATAGATGAACATAATAGAATTCCCACTACAGACACCAGGTTAATAAGACGAATTGTTAGGGATAGCAAGTTTCGATCGAATGATGCAGAAACTACTTTGGGCATGTGGCAATCTGTTAGACGGGGAGAAGAGAAAAATATTTTTCCTTTTCAAGAAGAGGCGGATGCCATGTTTAACTCTGCACTGTTTTATGAACTAAGCATACTAAAGAAATATGCGGAGCCTTTACTAAGACAGGTACATAATACCAGTATCTATTATTCAGAAGCAAAGAGATTATTAAAGTTTTTAAATTATTTTGTTGCGTTAGAGAATGAAGAAGACATACCTAAGACCTCTATTTTAAGGGAATTTATAGGAGGCAGTAGTTTTCATAAAGAAGAGAAAAAAGACGATTAAAAAGATGATTGGATAAAGATAGAGAAAAGTTTTCTCTATCTTTAAACTTTTTTTGATGAAAGCGTCTCATAGGAAAAATTTGTTCTAAATAGTGAGGTGAATAGAGTAAATAATAGTAAAATAGTTAGAGGGTTTTTGATGATTTACTAGAACTATAATAAGTATAGGTGATGAAAAAATGGAAAATGCATTAATCATAATTAGTTTTGCGCTTATTCTATTAGGTATTCTTGGAATTTTTATACCGGTTCTTCCAGGTCCCATTTTCGTATTGTTAGGGATTGTAGTGTATGGGTTTGTTACAGATTTTACTGTAATCTCTTTATATTGGATCGTATTATTTTCGATTCTAACTTTTGTTACTATCGTAATTGATTACTTAGCTTCTTTTTTAACAGCCAAAAGGTTTAATGTATCCTCTTGGGGCATGATTGGCATGTTTATCGGAGGTTTCTCAGGACTTGTTATTTTCAATGTGATAGGTTTGATTATTGGGCAAGTAGTTGGTCTAACAATGGGAGAACTTTTGTCTGGAAGAGCGTGGAAAGAGTCTATGAAGGCTGGAGGAGCTGGTGTCTTTGCTTATTTTGTTAGTCTCATAGTAAAGTTATTCGTAACGAGTATTATAGTAGGAATATTTATTTATCTTATACGATAAGGAGGAAAATTGTTGGCAAATAAGAAAGATTTATATAGAATCCATTTGATGCTATGCATAGCAGTAATTGGGGTTTCTTTTTCTGCCATCCTTATTAGGAGTACCACAGCCCCTTCTAATATTATCGCTATGTACAGGATGATGATTACCTTCCTTCTATTTCTTCCGGCTAGTTTGACTAAAGGAAGAAAAGAAATAAAGGAAATTTGCGGAAAACAGCTTTTGCTTTGTTGCTTCAGTGGAATATTCTTAGCACTTCATTTTATTACTTGGATGACTTCGTTGAAGTATACAACAGTAGCTTCATCCACTATACTAGTGGGATTACAGCCTATCTTCACGGCAGTTATCGGGTATTTTTTATATAAAGAAAAGCTAAGCAAAAAAGGATTTTTAGGGATGTTACTAACCATCAGTGGAAGTAGCATGATAGGATTTTTTAGTTTTCATGCAGGGGAAGGACATTTCTATGGGAATATTTTAGCTTTGTTAGGTGGTCTTTTTGGCGCACTATATATTATTATAGGTAGGGGAATAAGAAAAAAAATATCTACCTTAATTTATGGGTTTATTGTTTATGGTACTTGTACAGTGCTTTTAGTCATAATAAACCTAATGCTAAAGTTACCCTTTGTAGGTTATACCCATAAAGATTATATTTTGTTTTTAGCAATGGCAGTTTTATGCACAATTGGTGGACACACAATCTTTAATTGGTCTCTAAAATATATTGAAGCAAACAAGGTTTCCATTACTATGCTGGGAGAACCAGTAGGGGCTACGATTTTAGCAGTCTTGTTTTTAAAAGAGATCCCGAGCTTTTGGCAAGTTTTAAGTGGTATTTTAATACTAATAGGTTTATATATCTTTATGGGTATAGGTGAAGATAAGACAGTATCCTTAACTACATATAATGAAGGTTAACCATACGTAAATAACCTCTATGAATTTTATAGACGAAAAGCTAGATCTGGATTTTGGCTATTGAAGTTAAAGTATGAAGGGATATAGCTATAACTTTGTTAGCAAGAATGGTTTAGGAAGTGATAAAATGAAAAAAATCAATTCTTACGACTATAACTTACTAAAAAAAATAATCATTATATTAGGACTTTTTTTTATCATGAATACCTTTGTGCTTAGTATAGCTAATGTAGAAGGGGAGTCTATGTATCCCACTTTAAATCCAGCAGATCGGATTGTTTTTATAAAACTCCCTTATTTCCGTAAAAATATAAAAAGAGGAGATGTCGTGATATTTACACCTCCTGAAGAATTGGGTAGGGAAGGCGAGTTGTTTGTTAAAAGAGTAGCAGCCGTGGGAGAAGATATGTTTATGATAGAAGGTGGGATACTACAGATTAACAGTATAGAAGTCATGGAAGATTATATTTGTGAAGAAGATTATATTAACAAAGACTATTGTCATATAAAAGGTATTGTTCCACAAAATAAATTCTTTGTTTTAGGAGATAATAGAAATAACAGCAATGACAGTAGAAGGTTTTCCTGTATAGGAAAGCACCATATCAAAGGCAGAGTTGTGTTAAAAATATGGCCTTTACATGAAATAACAACCTTTAAAAACCCCCACCATTAAGAGATAAAATGAGACTTAAGGATAAATCCCCAGCATTTTGGCTGGGGTTTCTTGCGCGATAATGTAAATAAGCCAGAAAGGAATGAACTGGAATGAAGCTCAAAGAAGAAATTAAAAGCTATGGGAAATCTATTGGGGTAGACTTAATAGGTTTCACAAGTGCAGAACCCTTTGAAGATATGAGAAATATTTTAGAGAAAAGAAAAAAACGAAATCATCTTTCTGGATTTGAAGAACAGAATATAGAACTTCGTATTCATCCTAAAAAAACAATGGCAGATGCTAAATCTATTATTGTTATAGGGGTATCTTATTATAAAAGACATATCAAACAAGGAGAGATGAATAAACCACCATTTTCTGGCGTATTAGCCAGGACAGCATGGGGAAGGGACTATCACTATGTTTTGAAGGAAAAACTAGAAAAAATTGCTGCTTTTATTCAGGAAAGGATCGATGATTTTCGCTACAAAATTTTTGTAGATACAGGCCCTTTAGTAGACCGTCATGTGGCCTATAGAGCTGGACTGGGTTGGTATGGTTACAACGCTCTCCTTATTAATGAAAAATACGGTTCTTGGTTTTTTATAGGTTATATGATGAACAATGTAGCGTTTGAAGAAGATAAACCTTTAGAAAACAAAGCCTGTGAAGGATGCAACTTATGTATAAAAAATTGTCCTAAAGGTGCTCTTGAAGGTCCTTATGAATTTAATGCAAAAAAGTGCCTGTCTAATTTATTGCAACAAAAAGAGGAAATTTATGAGGAGGATAGGGGCATACTAGGAAAAAATCTCTATGGCTGTGATATTTGCCAAGATGTCTGTCCTCATAATAATAAAGCAACGGAAATGTCAGAAGACCATTTTTCTCCCCAAGCGGTTTCATCTGCACCGGATTTAATAGAGCTGCTTCATATGTCTAATAAGGCCTTTAAAAAAACCTATGGGTCAACTTCAGCAGGGTGGAGGGGGAAAAAAGTACTTCAGAGAAATGCCATCATTGCTATAGTGAATCATGGGGATAAAAAGGCACTACCTTATCTAATACCTTTATTAAAAGACAATAGACCAGAAATAAGAAGCTGTAGCATATGGGGAATATTTCAATTAGATCCTTTTTTAGCAAGAGAGATTTCCGAGGAAATGAAAAAGAAAGAGGAGGATCAAAAAGTGTTAGATACGATAGTCAGCTGCCTTAATAAAGCTTTTCCTTTTGAAAATTAGTCATCCCTCCCTAGGCGGTCGAAAAGATTTTCTTTCTTAATAGTAGAATATAACCTTCTTTTTGAATAGTATGTTAGTGAAGGTGATTCGCTGTAAAGGAGGACGTATATGAAAAAATACCCTGAGTTATCCTATAAACATGTAAAAAAATATTGCGTTATTGATAACTTTACATTTCAAACAACAGAAGAGGTAGATCCCTTAAAAGGAATTATAGGACAAAAAAAGGGAGAAGTCGCCATGACCTTTGGATTAGAAATAGATCATCCCAGCTATAATATTTATATTGGCGGTAATAAAGGAACGGGTAGAACCACTTATACAAGAGAAATTGTTGGAAAAGTCGCTAAATCAAAACCTCAGCCTGA
The sequence above is drawn from the Clostridium formicaceticum genome and encodes:
- a CDS encoding bifunctional ADP-dependent NAD(P)H-hydrate dehydratase/NAD(P)H-hydrate epimerase, with product MKVLKNEEMRKLDEIAINTYKIPGIILMENAGISVVEEIEKSLASKENKKIAVISGLGNNGGDGFVITRHLMNKGIQVITYIVGDTSMIKGDAKINFDILEKMKAFIVKLESSEDIIQFQEDLQQYSILVDALLGTGLQRTVEGIMREVILKMNASKKEIIAVDIPSGINGNDGKVQGVAVEAKKTITFQLPKIGNILFPGSYYGGALLVKNIGIPKEAVSLIQSKIHLITEEVAASVLSKRYGDTHKGSYGRAFIIAGSVGMSGAAILASKTALRCGAGLLRTAVPESLIPILENQLIEGITVPVKEMLDKGIINYLKEENVVAIGPGCGRSQEFEEILHTVITSARLPLVIDADGLNLLANNIHLLKDLKAPCIITPHPGEMSRLTGLSIQEVNDHRLEVAKNFSEKWGVITLLKGARTVITDPQGQIFINRTGNPGMATAGSGDVLTGMITGLLSQGVEPLQAAIVSAYLHGKAGDRAAEELGEYSMLAGDIIDQVPFVIQEIIRA
- a CDS encoding spore coat associated protein CotJA, which gives rise to MMYTPYPGIYPIPFMPMYAMLAHAYVPYQTYVNAFPLTEALMKGTLFPELYQPYIEKDKRWEGRK
- a CDS encoding spore coat protein CotJB, whose protein sequence is MKERMVLMRQIQDVEFALTELQLYLDTHPFDQKALMDFNCYSQQLLMLKQQYEMSYGPLLNYGFSPSPYPWKWLDSPWPWEEQF
- a CDS encoding manganese catalase family protein; this encodes MWIYEKKLQYPVKVTCGPNPKLAQYLFTQYGGPDGELSAALRYLNQRYTIPTNEAKGLLTDIGTEELAHVEVITTLIYQLTKDATVEDFKAVDMGSFYAIRDGALFYSDSNGVPWTASYIQAHADPITDLHEDMAAEQKARAVYEHLLNLTDDPGVKDALRFLREREVVHFQRFGEALRIVQEYMQTKKIF
- a CDS encoding PrsW family intramembrane metalloprotease; the encoded protein is MVTRLFVIAITPSIAIAIALYLTDRYDREPLPLLTKVFVLGALSVIPVLIVQRLLLSVNIFTGLLGIAFVSFIVAGLTEEYFKRAVVLYSAYRSRHFNEKLDGIVYCAFSALGFATVENIMYVVFRFSSNYYVGIMRGILSVPAHILFAVTMGYYLSLAKYTKEEEVRRRYFAKSLVTPTIFHGLFNFILMAQIPILMILFIPYVIYLWRLNLIRLNKYTKYSRDEFNRIIEDEE
- the ytxJ gene encoding bacillithiol system redox-active protein YtxJ, coding for MSRRIKKITTVEDLDKIIKKSKKKPVFIFKHDITLSESEEAYQEYIEFIEENEEDILFTMVDVREYVEVSEAIEEMLEINHEAPQLILVMEEEVVWDDQQNNITLDNLIEVVNEFISI
- the lepB gene encoding signal peptidase I; this translates as MKKEIIEWIKTIVLSLVIALIITTFIKPTIVKNYSMVPTLDENNFLIVNRLLYKQGTPKRGDIIVFRSPLKTAAGKDKLLIKRIIALPGEEIVIRDGNVFIDGEYLEEPYLVEDSYTEGTVDLVIPEGKIFAMGDNRENSLDSRDDILGLVDMEDVIGKAFLRLYPLNRMGFLTTYVPAKSNAITALN
- a CDS encoding CBS domain-containing protein; this encodes MKVRDIMTSHVSASNANASIDEIARKMKELNVGSIPICDNQNHVIGIVTDRDIVVRGIVDGFRVSDNIEKVMSKELIFVSPDTHTHEAARIMAQNQIRRLPVVENGKLVGLVAIGDLAVRNIYVDDAGKALSDISLPSRPMM
- a CDS encoding HPr family phosphocarrier protein yields the protein MLEKLMTIKNKTGIHARPAGKLVKEASKFQSDIVIIKSDSEFNAKSIMNVMSMGARMGEKVTVRVSGEDEKEAFDAIVDLIERGFDE
- a CDS encoding nucleoside kinase, with the protein product MGSKKLQNHISIMINDQGPYKYERGISLEEIARDFQQNMKYLIVAALVDNELKELKNTLDEDCEVKFIHLCSSIGSRIYQRSLTFVFIRACVEIFSSCKVSVEHSISKGLYCEVHYKRPINEEDAKRIQQRMQEIIWEDVVFEKNRVPVDEAKDIFRDYEQMGKVRLLKYREKPYINIYQCGWLKNYFYGYMVPSTGYLKDFKLQYYAPGIVLQFPRFEDQGKIPDFQEHPKLFKVFRESEKWGEILEIDYVASLNDLIVTQREGEFIRIAEALHEKKIAELADSIAENIEEKRVVLIAGPSSSGKTTFAQRLMIQLKVNGIKPMAISLDDYFVDRESTPLDEAGNYDFESLYAIDLKLFNRDLERILKGEEVEMPTFNFHTGKREYRGHKIQINENQPIILEGIHALNDQLTSSIPKNNKFKIYISALTQLNIDEHNRIPTTDTRLIRRIVRDSKFRSNDAETTLGMWQSVRRGEEKNIFPFQEEADAMFNSALFYELSILKKYAEPLLRQVHNTSIYYSEAKRLLKFLNYFVALENEEDIPKTSILREFIGGSSFHKEEKKDD
- a CDS encoding DUF456 domain-containing protein gives rise to the protein MENALIIISFALILLGILGIFIPVLPGPIFVLLGIVVYGFVTDFTVISLYWIVLFSILTFVTIVIDYLASFLTAKRFNVSSWGMIGMFIGGFSGLVIFNVIGLIIGQVVGLTMGELLSGRAWKESMKAGGAGVFAYFVSLIVKLFVTSIIVGIFIYLIR
- a CDS encoding DMT family transporter, with the protein product MANKKDLYRIHLMLCIAVIGVSFSAILIRSTTAPSNIIAMYRMMITFLLFLPASLTKGRKEIKEICGKQLLLCCFSGIFLALHFITWMTSLKYTTVASSTILVGLQPIFTAVIGYFLYKEKLSKKGFLGMLLTISGSSMIGFFSFHAGEGHFYGNILALLGGLFGALYIIIGRGIRKKISTLIYGFIVYGTCTVLLVIINLMLKLPFVGYTHKDYILFLAMAVLCTIGGHTIFNWSLKYIEANKVSITMLGEPVGATILAVLFLKEIPSFWQVLSGILILIGLYIFMGIGEDKTVSLTTYNEG
- the lepB gene encoding signal peptidase I, whose translation is MKKINSYDYNLLKKIIIILGLFFIMNTFVLSIANVEGESMYPTLNPADRIVFIKLPYFRKNIKRGDVVIFTPPEELGREGELFVKRVAAVGEDMFMIEGGILQINSIEVMEDYICEEDYINKDYCHIKGIVPQNKFFVLGDNRNNSNDSRRFSCIGKHHIKGRVVLKIWPLHEITTFKNPHH
- the queG gene encoding tRNA epoxyqueuosine(34) reductase QueG, producing MKLKEEIKSYGKSIGVDLIGFTSAEPFEDMRNILEKRKKRNHLSGFEEQNIELRIHPKKTMADAKSIIVIGVSYYKRHIKQGEMNKPPFSGVLARTAWGRDYHYVLKEKLEKIAAFIQERIDDFRYKIFVDTGPLVDRHVAYRAGLGWYGYNALLINEKYGSWFFIGYMMNNVAFEEDKPLENKACEGCNLCIKNCPKGALEGPYEFNAKKCLSNLLQQKEEIYEEDRGILGKNLYGCDICQDVCPHNNKATEMSEDHFSPQAVSSAPDLIELLHMSNKAFKKTYGSTSAGWRGKKVLQRNAIIAIVNHGDKKALPYLIPLLKDNRPEIRSCSIWGIFQLDPFLAREISEEMKKKEEDQKVLDTIVSCLNKAFPFEN